A stretch of DNA from Anopheles ziemanni chromosome 3, idAnoZiCoDA_A2_x.2, whole genome shotgun sequence:
CTTCCCTTTAGGAGTTCCATCCCATCCTCTTGTGTGAGTTTCGTTTCCTCGGCTCCTTTCCTTTCGTGTCGCAATCGATTCGCTCAAATAACCCAACGATCTATCGCTGGGTGGACGAAGCCCTTCGTTGTTGGTCCGCCGGTCAGAAATCGTTAATCTCATTACCATCTTTAGCGCGGGTcttaggtttttattttctccttttttttctctgtttggtATGGTTCCATAATTCCACTTGAGCTGCCGTAGCTTTTCGCCACCCACACCGCGCTCTGCACAGGTTTAGTGTGCCGTAAATGACCGGTCGCATAAACGAGACTTTACGATTAACCCCGATTGACCCCGTGGATTTTGTTCACTTTCTTCTTGTTGTAATATGAGTGTTTGAGTGGGAAATAGTATGAACAACGCATAAAGGCTAAGAAGCTTCTGGGTTACTGAAgggcaaaaccaaaaacaaaaagaaaagaatagcTCTTGGCAACTAAAGTGACGCATTGCTACGGGGAATATATTAAATTTTCGTCGGCCTGTTTGATTTGATGTTTGTCCACGTGaggcaccaggcgtctccattgcgGCGAAAGCGTGAAATCGggttcgttgtttgtttttttcctttagtgCTTGCTTACTATTTTTTCATCCCAATGTGTTTAATATAAGTGTCAATTTCCtaggttttcaatttttttccttcttgctaACAACGGTATGTTTCAAGCACAAGAAATTAGAACCTGCAGAATAAAAAAGATGTAGAGCTTAGataatcaatttaaaacgAGTAGCAAATTCTAGCACAAAATTTGTCACCATTGGGCTGTGTTGGGTAAATTTGCTACacaaaacatagaaaagaatAGCATTTTAAGTCATGGCCCGTTTTGTACAACGGAGggcgaaacgaacgaaagtaTGCAAAGGTGAACCCCTAAGTGAAGGAAATGGTTTTCATTCCACAAAAGCAGTTTGTCTGgttatttgcttttgtttacGCTTTTCTAATCTCCTTATTGCACACACCTTGGACACTGTGCAATGAATGCAGCAGtgcaaatgttatttttctaCTATAGTAATTGCATCACTTCTACCTTCCTCCTTTCGCAGGAAAATTGTTCCTTcctgttctttcttttttcgttatgTGTAACATCGCTTCCATTGCCCAACGGTACCGGTAAGATGGGGCCCAGgcagttgttttgttttgctgttttttccgATGGTCATCAGGGTGGaggtgaaaattaaaagcaCGGAAACGAGAACGAGGTGGAGAAttgcagtttttgtttttactttctcTCGTTTAATGCTCCGTTTCACCCTGAATTGCACGGAGTGTTTCACTCCAGCCAACGTGGGCTTTATTTCCCAGGCTGgtagaaaataaaccaaaccatGATGCCCATAATTAGACTCATGGATGCAGATTTTGACCAGGTTTTCCACAACACTTCCGCCTTCGGGGGTTGGAACaagagataaaaaataaaacaagagaTTGCTGCTCAACTTTGGCAATTTGCATCAGCGTGCATTAAGGATTTCTGGGGGAAAACCGGGGAACAAAATTCAACCACAAGCGCAGGAAAGAGATGGAACATTTTCCCAGTCGAGGTGTTTGTTGAAGGGTAGCTGGTGCTAATTTTGAATTGAgatgtttatttcaatttggttctgatttttttttaagttttaatgtttttgttatgttctACCTCTTTTTTTCAACTCTATTGGTTTCATCGTtgcttttttaatgtttttggaaaCCATCTGTTTATTGTCACGTAGGCCCcaactttaatttttcatcgattttGTAAAGTGCCAGCGGTTTTATCATTAATTCAATTCAAGACCATAATCTACACGCACGCTGTATATGCCACCATCGTTGCCCACATTTCAGCAGGCTCATGCTCCGGTAACCTTTTTTAAAGCCCACTATCCTAGAATGATACAAATTGTTGCCACCTTCgaaagggtggaaaaagtaAAGCTGGTATCCTCCTGAAACCCGTTCGTCGACCAGTTGGTCGAGCGGCGCGAGAAAGTTGAAGTGTGAGTCGCGTTGGCAGCGACCAAAAAATAGCCGggtaaacgaaaccaaacaaacaacaaagtcAGAAAACAAACCCGGAGCCGCAAAAGCCAGTGAAGGAGGGCAGGATGGTACGGTTAAGAGCTAGATTTTCGAATGAGCTTTTCATCACGTGGTTTTTCACGGCCAGTGCCTCCCCGCAGGCTTCTCGGTGGTTGACTCGAATGGTCGTTTGTCTGCTCGACTCCGCTCAAAGGGAAAAACGGATGCACCGACGGGAGGGATTTTAGAGGGGGGGCAACAGAACCGTCGGAAAAGGAAGAGCGTTCGCGTTTGACAATTTTCACCGGTTTCACCTCATCCGTCCGTGTCCCTTGTGTGGAAGATGAAAGGCAAATTTCCTCGTAGCACACGGTACAACGCCACTCGGTGGAAGCTTCACTTTAACCACGATTTTCTACTTTACATGCAAATAGAAGCCGCCGCCACACATATTGTGTCGGATGTGGATCGTCTCGTTTGTGAAGTCTTTTTGTCAGCTGGATATGCTTGTAgcgttgaaaggaaaacatcattgtgttggaaaaatattcTGTGTAATAGattcttcatttccctaccaaacattttttgtttttcaaatagaCGAACAACCCTAGCCATTACGGAATTGCATCCATGCTATATATTCCCAAATTAGCATATACTTATTAGAGTTTTGAACAGTTCAGTTTCAGCTGTACATATAATAACAtacaataaatttttcaatcacaaatttctttttgtcctttcctttcctacgACGATGCACTTTACCATTAGATTGATTAACTGCACTCCTTATatcatttttcacaatttcTTAGGATTTTAATATCTACCTGTCGTAACGTAAAAAGACAATATGATGTAAAACAAGATTATTTTAGAAATATTATTACCATTTGATAGAAACTTCAAATAACCCGTTGCTGGTAATATCCCACAATAAAAgtatattttattacttttgttATCTCGCTTTTTTTAGCAGCTTTCTTCGTCTTTTTGCTTTCATCATTTCTGACGTTGCTAAAATCCATCCTCAGTCAAATATCAAGGACGAAATTTGCGAACACGTTAATGCTGTTGAATATGAAAGTTATTTCTAAAATATCGCTCTATtgttatttttcgtttataagatttgtaatgaaaattaataaacttgtttgaatatttttcgtttttgttgtcCTAACCATTGGAGCTTCTCaacaaatttgtttgccaATCCTTTTCTTACTTCATTGACACCTCGTTCAACCATCGATACGGAAGCTCTTTGGCGCTCTTGGCGAGAGAAAAACGCCTCGTGGAACCATGTCATTATCGACCACCGGTGCTAATATATGCAATGCACCATTTAGCTAGTGTTGCATTAGACCACCCTCCCTTTCGCCTCATCACTCCCTTGTCGTCCGTTGTTTAATCTGTTAATTGCAAATTTTCCCACCGCAACGGTGGGCCGAAGAGGCAACTCGACGACGGCGTAAAGGTGTTCACATAAGGGTGCGAGAGTTGGCGTGTGCGGGCTTACATACTTTCCTTCCATCGCGCTCTTGTCGTTTGCCAAACGCGGAGCAAACACCTAGCCAAGGATTAGGACCACCCCTCACTGCCTCTAGGGTGTTAATTTTAGTGCCCCCATTGTTTGCTCATTGAGCCGACCGAAACGAGATAAGCTCTGGTGCACGAGAGCCGGAGTGAATTCATGCTGgaggtatttatttatttgttctaATGGGAAATGGTAAATGGTGAAGCTTCAAAGCAGGTTTGTAATTCCCAACAATTACCTAAATTCACCCCGTTGGGTGGCTCGCTTTGAAGATGAAATGAAGATTTTCAAATGAAGGGAGTACaactttaattaatttacaaaaaataatcaGTGAAACAAGTTACCTTACCAAATACCTTTAGCCGCACTGACTTTTCCTATGGTTTATTGACTCTTTTGCAGCTTTGACCGAGTCTCACTAGAACTCGGTCGATGTGTGTTCGTCATTCGTAATAATATTGAGAATTTCGCCAACAGAGTTCATATTCGACGGACTACGGTtttaggttgtttttttcccaatgCGACCACTGTAGGAATCAAGAGCTAAttctttgtttgaaataataaaaaaagtttaattcctttttaaatgttttaatgtCAAATAAACGGATTTGGGTAATGCACGTGATATTGATGAGATGAAAGTAGGTTTGAAGCTTTGATTGTTCAAtattcagtttttctttccagttGGTCAATCGGTCTTTTCTAAAGTTGTGTAATTAAGAGtcagattcataaatctgaaTGGTTCTTTGTATTTTAGACATTCATAAATCTTtgaatgagagattcatgaatcccaaaaaatcatcaactgatgaaaagtgatgagcAAACAAGGACCCTCTTTTCCCtatttttggaagaaatgaaagattctaaagattcattaatgtttCGCAAGATTCATGATCGTTtgatgattcgaatcctaaaagattcatgaatccatctgaataaatcttaggtgaaagattcacaTGCAttaatctcgccaaaagattagtaaggcacaacactagtctTTTGTTGTAAGTTCTTGTGATAGAATGAAATCGAACTAGCTAAAAGGATTTTTtcccgaaacaaaaaagacaagGACCCAGTAACACGCAAATTGTACCAGCATATAAAGCAATTATGTCATTGTGATGTACAAATATTGCAGTAAATTAACAATCAAAAGAATGTGACCATGTTCAAAACAGCATTGAGTTTGTTGTTCTCACAAATCTCATTCGATTTCTGCGTACTctgccctatgtttctctccAGCGCCAACTGATGGAAGCCTACATTCGACAGAAGCGAGCAACACCGGGCATGGTGCAGGCCAGCGATCTGCAGCTCGTCCGTCCAATGTCCGGCGTCAATCGGAGCGGACGTGAGGTGCACGCGTACGATGGTCCGATGCAGTTCATGATGTCCCCGAACAACCCGGACCAGCTGATGCCCAGTTCACCCACCCTTACCGCGATGCCAGCTGCCGGTGCGAACGTTACGGGGAGCTCCCTCACGACGACCCCAACCTCACCGTACAGTGATTGTAAGTGTTTTGTGCTGGTTTtgtgataaataataaattcagaAGTAATCGATTTCATGACGAGCCGCTAATTGTCGTACTCTTATGACTCATTGCAGCGACACTGGAAAAGCTAACCCCTTCGTCGCAGGACAGTGAAGACGAAGAGAGCACGCCAGTCGACGTGCTACCCCTGTCGCTCTCGTCCAAGTCCACAGCGAACGGTGGCCCGGGCGGTGTCCTATACGAACGGCCCACTGCCGACCAGCTGCTCTCCCATTCGGTCCCGATTTCACCCGcgctcaacaacaacaatcaccaccagcagcagcagcaccatccaaacaacagcagcagtggcAACGTGAAAAGCAACGAGGGCTCCGGAACGCCACCGAGCGGCGGCGGACCGCCGGACACCGAGGGCGACGTTATCGGACCGATCGAGCAGTGGGTCACGCAACCGGCCGCCCAGGGCGTCCTCTACAAGTGCCGAATCACACGCGACCGGAAGGGCATGGACCGGGGCCTGTTTCCCATCTACTACCTGCACCTCGAGCGGGACTACGGCAAGCGGGTGTTCTGTCTCGCCGGTACGTTTTTCGGtcggggaaaagggaaaacgaagcTTCTTTCGTACGGCTTAGGTTACGCACTGCAACTGTCACAAAACAATCCCTTTCGGTGCAATTGGCGTTTATATAATCGAAATGTTGCCACTACAAGATGTTCCGCAGTTTGCCAGCGATGCACGTCAGTTGACCTGTTTCTCTTACCTTTTTTCCCTCAACCGCAGGTCGCAAGCGCAAGAAGAGTAAAACGTCCAACTACATCATCAGCTGCGACCCGACGGATCTTTCCCGGCAGGCGGATGGTTTCGTGGGGAAACTACGCTCGAATGTGTTCGGCACGACGTTCTTCGTGTACGACAGTGGCGTTAAGAATGACCCGACCGCGCCCCGGCTCGACCTGGCCGTTGTAATCTATGTAAGTGAACTAATTATTGACTTCATCAAACGTCCACCTAGCAATAGAATTAGTATTGCGTGGCGACCCTGTAATGTGTACCAAAAATGGCCTCCCCCAAGGCGATACAATTTGTTATGATTTTCACTTCTAATCCCTAACATGCTGCCCTTGTTCTACAGGACACCAACATCCTAGGATTTAAAGGACCCCGCAATATGACGGTGCTGCTGCCCGGTATGACCGAGGACGATCAGCGTGTACAAATAAGCTCGGCAGATGGGCAGCAGGGTCTGCTCGATTGCTGGAAATCAAAGGTAATTGAAGCGTGCGCGGGTGACGCGGGTGATATTTTCGTGCCTCCGGCCGACAGGTCGCGATTCCGGAATGTTTTGTGGAAAAGAACATTGGAACGAGAAAAGCTTGAGAGCGTACAGATGTAGGAGTAGATTTTTCCTACCAAACTTCGGTGGTTGTCAATGtacgtaaaataaattttataccTTGATAACAGtaaattacttttccaaaccGTTAAACGTCTTGCAAAGCTCGATTTGGCATAGTTTCAGTAAACTTAACTAGCAGAGATGGTTAAGggacatatggccttagtTGTGTAACTTTGTCCATTGAATGGTTTCTTTGCTGCTATGGCCTTGGCTATGTTTgatagaaaaacttttttaaccAGCTCAAGATTAAATCCCATTTCTTAAAATGGTTAACAGTTGGACAATCGATATATggattttcaacattttaattttcaagatTTTTGGCACGCTATGCATTTTGGGATTAATTTTTATGATAACATTTCTACCAACACCTGTATCAGAGTgagaaatttcaattaaaaaaaacccacttcttaaaaacaaaaataaataaaactcacTAACATCAAGGTGGTCTTATAGAAACTGTGACACAGTGTATATCTCCAGGACTCATCTAATGGGGGAGTGTCTGTGAATAACAGCTTCACCTTACTCGGCATTCTTCTGGTGCCCAATGGAATTAGTTGCGAAATTAATTGGCCCCGAGTTTGggtaaattgttttaaaaccacTCGTCGCTCCTCGTTTCCATCGCCGGTTTCAACTCATCAGATGTCAATGTTCAGATCAGATTGTTGCGGTTCGGATCCGGCAAACAACCGGCCACCATATCCTTCGCCAGCTGAGACGCCCCTAGTCTCGTCCGGTCCGCTTTATTCCcttcgtttttctcttttcactAAGCCGGGTTTACACGTTCTAACGTGGTTGTTGCAGGCTGTCGAAAAAGTTTCAACCCCGCTTCAACCAGAGACTAACCCTAAACCATCGAGACCACGggagcatcatcatcatcattacgcCAATGTCGGTGGACGAGGGTGGTAGTTAACCAACCGGTGTGGTATAATGTGGCACGTAACCGTCCTCCatcctctttctttttcccgatGGTCCGTTTCCGTACGTTGTCAGGTACAGCTTGTATGGACGAGGCAGCAGAAAGGGGTGGCCGTGTGCCGGCTGTATGTAGCTGGCAGTTTTATCGTCGCCCGAAGGGGGTAAAAGCGAATACAAACCGTCCCTGCCGATGCTAAAGATCCTTCGTCCACGTATCCCGGCCCCTCTTCAAGCTaatgttttggtgcggttcgaaaagtttcccattttccccgtAAATCTTGTTTGCTCGCGGACGGGAGATCGATCGATTCGAGCGGTGGCCAAACCAAGGATATTAATCATACTACACCACCATCGCGGCGTAACGAGCATTCAGAAGAAATTATCTACCGCCGGGAAGGACATGAGTTTTAGGCGAAAGCTACCCTTTCCATCGTCATGGGCAGAAAACAATCGTCCGGTTTTGGGGTCGATCGGTGtgggaataataaaaaagaaagcgagCTGTTGTTGCTTCCAGCGATAGGAGTACTTTGACCAATGGCCGCTTATGgacaaagtttttcttccaatttcaatagtgtttattttaatgcaaacTTTACTAATTGCAAAAACTTGGCCACCGGTTGTGTATGCCAGATAAAGATAAATCAACGAACTCATTAGATCCAGCTGAAGAAGTTGCTTGGCAGATCGTcgagttttttcttcttttcactcTTTCCTTTGATAAATTATAGCattataaattatatttcaatGTTGAACGTACAGCGTATAAAAGATGCaaacttccttttttttggcgAGCTTCTCGTTGATGAATGCTTGTTCTCCACTTTACattattgaaatataaaaatggtGGAGCACAGAGACATACATTTTCCCCCGCTGTACCGTCTGGTACACGAAGGAGCCAACGACAGTAAACCACATCCGGTGCAGTAGAAGAAATCGATTCAAACTTCAACCGCGAGCGTATCCCTCCGACGTACGTGCTCCGAGCTAACGTCGTTACATAAAACGATGCGAACATTATTTAGACGTGATGGTTTACTGTCTgtcgatttatttttacaccGTGGCCGTTGCCTTGATTAACCCCCTAGGGATGGTCAAAGTTCTATCGCTTCACTTTCGTCACGGGttcgtttg
This window harbors:
- the LOC131286462 gene encoding protein king tubby — its product is MSAINNGSNGSNTSQITTANNHSNTSSSRHQKLEQQRQLMEAYIRQKRATPGMVQASDLQLVRPMSGVNRSGREVHAYDGPMQFMMSPNNPDQLMPSSPTLTAMPAAGANVTGSSLTTTPTSPYSDSTLEKLTPSSQDSEDEESTPVDVLPLSLSSKSTANGGPGGVLYERPTADQLLSHSVPISPALNNNNHHQQQQHHPNNSSSGNVKSNEGSGTPPSGGGPPDTEGDVIGPIEQWVTQPAAQGVLYKCRITRDRKGMDRGLFPIYYLHLERDYGKRVFCLAGRKRKKSKTSNYIISCDPTDLSRQADGFVGKLRSNVFGTTFFVYDSGVKNDPTAPRLDLAVVIYDTNILGFKGPRNMTVLLPGMTEDDQRVQISSADGQQGLLDCWKSKNMDNVVELHNKTPIWNDETQSYVLNFHGRVTQASVKNFQLVHDSDPEYIVMQFGRTADDIFTMDFRYPLCAFQAFAIALSSFDGKLACE